In Eucalyptus grandis isolate ANBG69807.140 chromosome 4, ASM1654582v1, whole genome shotgun sequence, the following proteins share a genomic window:
- the LOC104455364 gene encoding MDIS1-interacting receptor like kinase 2-like: MTKSTATRPLFLCLFLCFLFSLAFQASSSPTTEAQALVKWKNSLSPPPPPPPPSLSSWSLTNITHLCNWTGIACNDGRSVSEIILSSLSLNGTLNALDVASFPNLTCFNVTDNNLSGPIPSSIGNLSQLRFLDLAGNFFEGAIPRSIGQLRKLEKLDLRVNELTSSIPSELGLCANLTYLALAKNSISGELPLSLSNLVRLSEFGASDNRLSGELLPDFFANWTELVSLQLHDNFLSGQIPHTISRLANLQWISLFTNNFSGGIPRDFGKYSPSLIFVCFSDNSFTGELPPDLCSGFVLQYFMVDGNNFTGPLPDCLKNCSGLTRVRLESNQFTTDITSAFGVHPNLVYVSLSNNQFVGNLSARWGDCMNLTNLQIDGNKISGRIPPELGILSQLRVLALSSNELTGRIPDEMGDLGELFKLNLSNNHLAGYIPFSLGKLSKLSYLDLSENMLSGGIPDELANFENLLSLNLSNNNLSSNIPSEVGKLSTLQLLLDLSHNSLAGSIPSNLAKLTKLENLNLSHNNLSGMIPASLSNMESISSIDLSYNKLTGAVPSGRIFQQAPESAFIGNSDLCRNMTGLSPWGTSCKSTHHRKKVLVGVSVGVSCLLLLAILIAVILLVLQRRKKLPDEEIKHLKKHEKSDKIIWERLGKFTFSDIAKATNDFSEEYCIGKGGFGSIYKAVLASSQIVAVKKLNALESDDVPAINCQSFENKIHVLTQVRHRNVIKLHGFCSMRRCIYLVYEFVERGSLAKVLYGGTGAAELDWGTRVKIVQGVAHAIAYLHHNCSPPIVHRDITLNNILLESNLEPRLSDFGIARLLNSSSSNWTTVAGSYGYMAPELATTMRVTNKCDVYSFGVVALEIMMGKHPGDLLSSLSMMKTSTISEEPNLLLKDVLDLRLPLPTGQLAKKVVFIVMAALACTRTRPDSRPNMHFVAQELSASTQTYLFEPLGSITISKAIESSGLKF, translated from the exons ATGACAAAATCAACTGCAACCCGCCCTCTCTTCCTATGCCtcttcctctgtttcctcttCTCGCTTGCGTTTCAGGCCTCATCATCACCGACCACAGAGGCGCAAGCTCTTGTCAAATggaagaactctctctctcctcctcctcctccaccaccaccttctCTGAGCTCATGGTCACTCACCAACATCACCCATCTCTGCAACTGGACTGGCATTGCCTGCAACGATGGCAGATCGGTCTCAGAGATCATCCTCTCCAGCTTAAGCCTCAACGGCACGCTCAATGCGCTCGACGTCGCTTCATTCCCGAACCTGACCTGCTTCAACGTCACCGACAACAATCTCAGCGGCCCGATACCGTCCTCAATCGGCAATCTATCCCAGCTCAGGTTCTTGGACCTGGCGGGCAATTTCTTCGAAGGGGCGATTCCTCGGTCCATTGGACAATTGAGAAAGCTTGAAAAGCTTGATTTGAGAGTAAACGAGTTGACCTCTTCGATCCCTTCGGAGCTTGGGCTCTGTGCTAACCTCACCTACTTAGCCCTTGCCAAGAATTCGATCTCTGGGGAGCTGCCTCTCTCATTGTCCAATCTGGTTAGATTGTCAGAATTTGGAGCTTCAGACAATCGCCTGTCAGGTGAGTTACTGCCTGACTTCTTCGCCAATTGGACTGAACTGGTTTCTCTTCAGCTCCACGACAATTTTCTCTCCGGGCAAATCCCCCATACCATCTCTCGGCTTGCTAACTTACAGTGGATCTCTTTGTTCACGAACAATTTCTCGGGAGGAATACCACGTGATTTCGGCAAGTACAGCCCTTCTCTTATATTTGTTTGCTTTTCAGACAACAGCTTCACCGGAGAACTGCCGCCAGATTTATGCAGTGGCTTTGTTCTTCAATATTTCATGGTTGATGGGAATAACTTCACGGGGCCGCTGCCCGACTGCTTGAAGAATTGTTCGGGGCTGACGAGAGTCCGTCTAGAAAGCAATCAGTTCACTACAGATATCACGAGCGCGTTTGGAGTTCATCCGAATCTGGTCTATGTAAGCCTTAGCAACAACCAATTTGTCGGGAATCTCTCGGCACGATGGGGAGACTGTATGAATCTCACAAATTTGCAGATAGATGGTAACAAAATCTCTGGCCGCATCCCACCAGAGCTTGGGATATTGTCTCAGTTGCGCGTCCTGGCATTATCCAGCAATGAATTGACTGGGAGAATTCCCGACGAGATGGGAGATCTAGGGGAGTTGTTCAAGctgaacttgagcaacaaccaTTTGGCTGGATATATTCCTTTCTCGTTAGGAAAGTTATCGAAGCTCAGTTATCTTGATTTGTCGGAGAACATGTTGAGCGGTGGCATACCTGACGAGCTAGCGAATTTTGAGAATTTACTGAGcttgaacttgagcaacaacaatTTGTCCAGTAACATACCATCTGAGGTCGGGAAGTTGTCCACGCTACAGTTACTCCTAGACTTGAGCCACAATTCCCTAGCAGGATCAATTCCCTCCAATTTGGCAAAGCTTACTAAACTAGAAAATCTCAATCTTTCGCATAATAATTTGTCGGGTATGATCCCGGCTTCTCTCTCCAACATGGAGAGTATAAGCTCCATAGATTTATCGTACAACAAGCTGACGGGTGCAGTTCCCAGTGGTAGGATCTTCCAACAAGCGCCCGAAAGTGCTTTTATAGGGAATTCGGACTTGTGTCGAAACATGACTGGATTATCTCCTTGGGGCACGAGCTGTAAATCAACCCACCATAGAAAAAAAGTTCTGGTTGGTGTGAGCGTTGGCGTGAGCTGCTTACTACTTCTAGCGATTCTAATTGCTGTGATTTTGTTGGTGCTTCAGAGGCGAAAAAAGCTTCCCGACGAAGAGATCAAGCATCTTAAAAAGCACGAGAAATCAGATAAGATCATATGGGAAAGGTTAGGGAAGTTCACATTCAGCGACATCGCCAAGGCCACCAATGATTTTAGCGAGGAGTATTGCATTGGAAAAGGTGGGTTCGGGAGCATTTACAAGGCCGTATTGGCCAGCAGCCAAATCGTCGCCGTCAAGAAGCTCAACGCACTAGAATCTGACGACGTCCCAGCAATCAACTGCCAAAGTTTCGAGAACAAAATCCACGTGTTGACCCAGGTCCGGCACCGCAACGTGATCAAGCTCCATGGGTTCTGTTCCATGAGACGTTGCATTTACTTGGTCTATGAGTTTGTTGAGAGAGGCAGTCTGGCAAAGGTCTTGTATGGAGGAACAGGAGCAGCTGAACTGGATTGGGGTACAAGGGTGAAGATTGTTCAAGGCGTGGCTCACGCGATCGCCTACTTGCATCACAATTGCTCACCGCCTATCGTCCATCGGGACATAACATTGAACAACATCTTGCTTGAGTCAAACCTCGAGCCGCGGCTCTCGGATTTTGGGATAGCGAGACTCTTGAATTCAAGCTCGTCGAATTGGACCACAGTGGCCGGATCTTATGGCTATATGGCTCCTG aGTTAGCAACTACGATGCGGGTAACGAACAAATGCGATGTGTATAGCTTCGGAGTAGTGGCACTAGAGATTATGATGGGGAAGCATCCGGGggatcttctctcttctctatcaatgatgaaaacatcAACAATCTCGGAGGAACCAAATTTGCTGCTGAAGGATGTGCTCGATCTGCGTCTTCCTCTTCCGACTGGCCAACTAGCCAAGAAAGTGGTATTCATCGTCATGGCGGCACTGGCGTGCACGCGCACGAGACCTGATTCACGACCCAACATGCATTTCGTCGCGCAAGAATTATCCGCAAGCACTCAAACTTACTTGTTTGAGCCGTTAGGCTCCATAACTATCAGCAAAGCTATCGAGTCTTCAGGATTAAAGTTTTAA